The Vibrio echinoideorum DNA window AGATATCTAACTGGCTGATTGCCTGTCGATGAAGCGTATAATACGGATTCTGAATTTATGCGCAAGGGCTTTTTTCACTCTTTTTTACAATATCGAATCGTTCGAACAAAAGACGTACAACCTAACGGCTAATGTGACGAAAAACACACACTCAACAACAAGTATTTAACTTATGAAACAGGATTGATCCAGATCAGTGAATTGATAACGCTACTTAATACACTGAGCCATGTCATATAACTTTGAGGTATACACATGGACTTTTGGCTAGAACTCCTATTTGGTAATGCAGTGGGGCTATCTTCAATGATAGTAATATTCGGGGCTCTGGGTCTCATGATGTTCTATGGAGGCTTCTTCATCTACAAAGTTATGACTGAAAAATCTCCTCACTAGAATCGCTCAGCCTAAGTCATCTACTTTTAAGTATCATTTTCTTTGGGTGGATGTAAAAACGCTTTGCACCGGAGCAGAC harbors:
- a CDS encoding DUF3149 domain-containing protein → MDFWLELLFGNAVGLSSMIVIFGALGLMMFYGGFFIYKVMTEKSPH